A genomic region of Alicyclobacillus sp. SO9 contains the following coding sequences:
- a CDS encoding UvrD-helicase domain-containing protein, with protein MKLQLDRWAPQQRKAIETRDTDVLVSAGAGSGKTSVLVERVVSMIAGDRAIDLNRLLIVTFTEAAAAEMRERVAKRIGELRKEAEDKGDTQTAAHLKKQQSLIHQAQISTLHSFCLDIVRRNFFSLGLEPSFSILSEEEGTLLKNDVINNLLEERLEQDHSGRFVHMLRRFRVTQPERLQKLVFRLDEFARSQADPKRWLRRISCHFEQAHSGSFNSIPFAEPFFQWVLRHLDTALQLVRQGIQLAQGQDELQKYCDNLAEAEQLLSGAREEIVQSNGFDTVLPQFTALQGVLKKTVRGKDHPLKERVKELRNRVKKELVEVTEVLARGESALLQDMVEMTGDLAVLLELVEAFQTRTQEQKKQRSQLDFSDLEHLALEAIDNPANGEKQRLQEQFKQIFVDEYQDTSSIQDALVSAVQNGQGNLFVVGDVKQSIYRFRMAEPQLFLDERERLGAGAGAAIDLAANYRSRRQVVDMVNLVFSQLFSPAFGGINYDAETQMQFGALYPESDSQAGLSGPVELHLIERRSRSEGGVESELIAHKSGEQGSVEHSADDSSSQTDETVDDNEDEPVDLTNIEREALVMAERVLDLMGNNDDGQRQVYDTKLQKYRPLRYSDIVILMRSTKGRINTVLDVFTQKGIPAYGATSSGFYGALEIQWLVSAVAAVDNPRREVDFVSLLRSPLAAFSDHDLAQIRLVRTGNFYETVKAAAKSDDVGAELKTRLSSFLSQFRGWRQKARQDKAYDVLKRIVDETNVLYYLLGMPGGPTRRANLEALLDKAREFDKTSYDGIFGFVQRLRDTVKQELDAGEARTLGENEDVVRVMTIHQSKGLEFPVVFVADLGKTFYQGPEDKAFPLHRDYGFGPEFHDAEYGRRWKTLPSIALLEVNQSGFLEEEARVLYVALTRAKEKLILVGSQGNLGKVITNAAQGAAIGGKPLSRSVLMNASTYLDWVLTILFRHPARQRLYPLLDADMVGLLPPPSQTGADVDVKLWNTDAGAALPHLQTPLDDSNEFSDKRIQVPPEAGSIDEFETWLKNLPIGSDERGSFSSERQLRTASWSSFMDVSVQGESHLVDIPGKVTATELRRLWSSQSRQSTSRPATGLGTAENLLDSPMLARTADSVRHDASRRDDNSAPIVVPVSPRESGIAFHAAMQHIDLSVQESLAGVSHALDKLVDDNKLSEAMRAAVSDDDVLSFLSSPLGRRLTAAKRVYREQPFFSRIAVPDPKQGKGSTSFIVVQGVIDCLAEEEDGWLLIDYKTDRVTQSYVETQATEYAAQVATYVQVARQVCRTDDVQPYLYFVKAGAAIKMETVDLSRLFSS; from the coding sequence ATGAAGCTTCAACTTGACCGCTGGGCGCCGCAGCAACGCAAGGCCATTGAGACGAGAGATACGGACGTTCTCGTCTCTGCTGGTGCCGGGTCTGGAAAGACCTCCGTCCTCGTAGAACGCGTCGTCAGTATGATTGCCGGAGACAGGGCGATTGACTTGAACCGCTTGCTCATTGTTACGTTTACAGAAGCAGCCGCTGCGGAAATGAGGGAACGTGTTGCAAAACGCATTGGAGAGCTTCGCAAGGAAGCGGAGGACAAGGGTGATACGCAAACTGCAGCACACTTGAAAAAGCAGCAGTCGTTGATTCATCAAGCTCAAATTTCAACTCTGCACAGCTTTTGCCTGGATATTGTCCGTCGCAATTTTTTCAGTCTGGGACTTGAACCGTCCTTTTCCATTTTGTCTGAAGAAGAAGGTACTTTGCTGAAGAACGATGTCATCAACAACTTGCTCGAAGAACGCCTTGAGCAAGACCATTCGGGCCGGTTTGTTCATATGCTTCGCAGATTTCGTGTGACACAGCCCGAACGTCTGCAAAAACTTGTGTTTCGATTGGACGAATTCGCAAGGAGTCAAGCGGATCCTAAGCGGTGGCTTCGTCGTATTTCATGCCATTTCGAGCAAGCGCACAGTGGCAGTTTTAACAGCATTCCTTTTGCAGAACCGTTTTTCCAGTGGGTCCTGCGACACTTAGACACAGCTTTGCAACTGGTACGGCAAGGAATTCAATTGGCGCAGGGGCAAGACGAGTTGCAAAAATACTGTGATAATCTTGCAGAAGCTGAGCAACTACTGTCTGGAGCGCGGGAGGAGATTGTTCAGTCCAACGGCTTTGACACTGTATTGCCTCAATTCACCGCATTGCAGGGAGTGTTAAAGAAAACGGTGCGAGGCAAGGACCATCCGTTAAAGGAAAGAGTCAAAGAACTGCGCAATCGCGTGAAGAAAGAGTTGGTCGAAGTCACTGAAGTGCTTGCGCGGGGGGAGAGTGCACTCCTTCAGGATATGGTTGAGATGACAGGAGACTTAGCTGTTTTACTGGAGCTTGTAGAGGCGTTTCAGACACGTACGCAGGAGCAAAAGAAGCAGCGTTCCCAACTTGACTTCAGTGACTTGGAGCACCTGGCACTTGAAGCCATCGACAATCCGGCCAATGGCGAGAAGCAGCGTCTACAGGAGCAGTTCAAACAAATTTTTGTTGATGAATATCAAGATACAAGCTCGATTCAGGATGCGCTGGTGAGCGCAGTTCAAAACGGTCAAGGCAATCTGTTTGTTGTTGGAGATGTGAAGCAGAGCATTTACCGTTTTCGGATGGCAGAGCCGCAACTGTTTCTCGACGAACGTGAAAGATTGGGAGCAGGCGCAGGGGCTGCGATTGATTTGGCAGCCAATTATCGCAGCCGCAGACAGGTTGTCGATATGGTGAACCTGGTGTTTTCTCAGTTATTTAGTCCTGCCTTCGGAGGAATCAATTACGATGCAGAGACACAGATGCAATTCGGTGCCCTATACCCAGAGTCCGACAGTCAAGCTGGACTGTCCGGGCCTGTTGAACTTCACTTGATTGAACGGCGGAGCCGGAGCGAAGGTGGGGTCGAGTCGGAGCTCATTGCTCATAAATCAGGAGAACAGGGTTCAGTAGAGCATTCGGCAGATGATTCTAGTTCACAAACCGATGAAACGGTTGACGACAACGAGGATGAGCCGGTTGATTTGACGAACATTGAGCGCGAAGCATTGGTCATGGCAGAGCGGGTCTTAGACTTGATGGGCAACAATGACGACGGCCAGAGACAGGTATACGATACAAAATTGCAGAAATATCGTCCGCTTCGCTATAGTGACATCGTCATCTTAATGAGATCGACAAAAGGAAGAATCAACACTGTGCTTGATGTTTTTACACAGAAGGGGATTCCCGCATACGGTGCCACCTCCTCCGGCTTTTATGGAGCCCTTGAGATTCAATGGCTGGTGAGTGCTGTAGCGGCTGTTGACAATCCTCGTCGAGAAGTCGACTTTGTCAGTCTGCTGCGGTCCCCATTAGCCGCATTTTCTGACCATGACTTGGCCCAAATTCGGCTCGTGCGAACGGGGAACTTTTACGAAACAGTGAAGGCAGCTGCTAAGAGTGATGACGTTGGTGCCGAGTTGAAAACGAGGTTGAGCAGCTTTTTGTCCCAGTTTAGGGGATGGCGTCAAAAGGCACGCCAGGATAAGGCATATGATGTTCTCAAACGAATTGTCGATGAGACGAACGTGCTGTACTATTTGCTTGGTATGCCGGGAGGTCCCACTCGAAGGGCTAATTTAGAAGCACTTTTGGACAAAGCGCGGGAGTTTGACAAAACCTCCTACGACGGGATATTCGGTTTCGTTCAGAGGCTGCGCGACACTGTTAAACAGGAACTGGATGCTGGTGAAGCTAGAACTCTCGGTGAAAACGAGGATGTGGTCCGGGTCATGACGATACACCAAAGCAAAGGGCTAGAGTTTCCTGTGGTGTTCGTCGCTGATTTGGGGAAGACCTTCTATCAAGGGCCGGAAGACAAGGCGTTTCCTTTGCATCGGGATTACGGGTTTGGTCCAGAGTTTCACGATGCTGAGTATGGGCGCAGGTGGAAAACACTTCCTTCGATTGCACTGCTGGAAGTGAATCAGTCTGGTTTTCTAGAAGAAGAGGCACGGGTATTGTACGTTGCGTTGACTCGCGCAAAGGAAAAACTGATTCTTGTTGGGTCCCAAGGGAATCTTGGAAAGGTCATAACGAACGCGGCACAAGGCGCCGCAATCGGAGGCAAGCCGCTGTCTCGGTCTGTCCTTATGAACGCGTCTACGTATTTGGACTGGGTGCTGACAATACTGTTTCGGCATCCTGCACGACAGCGGCTGTACCCTCTGCTGGATGCAGACATGGTAGGCCTGCTTCCTCCGCCGAGTCAGACAGGAGCAGACGTGGACGTAAAGCTGTGGAACACAGATGCAGGGGCTGCCCTGCCTCACTTGCAGACGCCGTTGGATGACTCCAACGAATTTAGCGACAAAAGAATTCAGGTTCCTCCGGAAGCCGGTTCTATTGATGAGTTTGAGACCTGGCTTAAAAATCTGCCGATTGGTTCTGATGAAAGAGGGAGCTTTAGCTCTGAGAGACAGCTGCGGACCGCCTCTTGGTCGAGCTTTATGGATGTATCGGTCCAAGGGGAGAGTCACCTTGTTGATATCCCAGGTAAAGTCACGGCAACGGAACTGCGACGCCTTTGGTCTAGTCAATCCCGACAGTCAACGTCGCGACCTGCAACCGGATTGGGAACAGCGGAAAACCTGCTTGACAGTCCGATGCTGGCTCGTACGGCTGACTCCGTCAGACACGACGCATCGAGACGCGATGATAACTCTGCACCGATAGTGGTACCAGTGAGTCCTCGAGAGAGCGGAATTGCTTTTCACGCTGCCATGCAGCATATTGACTTATCTGTACAAGAGTCTCTTGCCGGTGTATCACACGCCTTGGATAAGTTAGTTGATGACAACAAACTGTCCGAGGCAATGAGAGCAGCTGTTTCAGACGACGACGTGTTGTCCTTTTTGTCATCTCCTCTTGGCAGAAGACTCACTGCCGCCAAGAGAGTGTACAGGGAACAGCCCTTCTTCAGTCGAATCGCAGTCCCCGACCCCAAGCAGGGAAAAGGCAGCACATCGTTCATCGTTGTTCAGGGCGTTATCGATTGCCTCGCCGAAGAAGAAGACGGATGGCTGTTGATAGACTACAAAACGGACAGAGTCACACAGTCCTACGTAGAAACACAGGCAACGGAATATGCAGCACAGGTCGCCACGTATGTGCAAGTTGCGCGCCAAGTGTGTAGAACGGACGACGTTCAACCCTATTTGTACTTCGTGAAGGCTGGCGCTGCCATCAAGATGGAAACAGTGGATTTGAGCAGGTTGTTTTCTAGTTGA
- a CDS encoding PD-(D/E)XK nuclease family protein, whose amino-acid sequence MGHIEFRLGLSGTGKSQSIANEIAREVENNPLSSRIFWVVPGVASYTSERRLLEQTAATVRAEVIHLSRLAEQANTKLQATTATPVNNTGKRLLLAAVYKDCVSELQVLHRAEPSIRFLDSILEVFEELSEFALVPEQIEAQLEVAATRFDDIDPLSLTAVASKSLIGKLRDISLMYVRWKQELRIRHLYDASDLPALVTPHLDRWSELPQITLYIDGFSDICPRDALFIAALAQRAAHTVITLPLRRSTATGRALGSAVSHNEDGFPWDDPLILQGWMSFRRLTWAAAEQGLQIDVQKAPVTAKEGRFKEAPDLSVLAEFLAGERTEPADWQGQVFLAQAQNSRAECDGVAASIARYVQEESCGFEDIAVLVPDMELYSAQLAESFHAYGIPFSMDTYPPLANHPLTKFLLASLVTVDEDLSVEAMKRYLKTEFCGLTPEDGDWLETYIQSYEVEGRKMWLSPERWGFAQAQSDGVAAAAASRADERAESLRQTLLSILQPFVTRLSGDLRPAQLAQALWELLVDAGAKRKVAQWLVEEGAGAAANPGEGSLHEQAWMKWMSLLNDLSETRAGIPMPRSFLFSLVYEECMTQSLTTIPEGLHQVRVLSFAHAIAWEASRVFVMGAADGVLPGRVLHRGLLQDEERIQFAALFDQRLGYTTQERQGFQRMFVYSVLSRSSEHLVISSPLSNQDGKAIRPSLLFAQIQEWFNGQCSEVLWTREDAVGLFEGDRGLANIQAPPGRLLEYWLPRLKEGTLPVKELPQLQSAMLHYLENHPWRAAARQGVAGLSHQTQAKSLPDSVAKQLYGTPLYTNVHQLETYASCSYRYFLQYGLRLQPEDFPEITPAERGTLIHDVLQEFVAKHMDDPSSWRKMADADVQESIRRLFDQVLERPTSQIWARKASRRQQALEALLLLERAAVVLTNHVRRGEFVPRALELSFGTRAGADGDSDKHGADGTGNRLPLLKFALDNEVEVLVRGRVDRVDTAAEGNDLAIRIIDYKSSALDLDITRIEYGLRLQLPLYGAALVKYSQQLFGQEGTLAGLLYLPIQSGISVSPSPMKPSDAIAAQAQHMRTRGWMLANDTYLQWMDGSIRDGATDLFKKVYKKDGSLMKTAPVLTEQAWQSLLGRVISHVYTLSSRILSGKIPIQPYRFRSEESCTFCPYSAVCHIDKRWDPSPFRNLSPLNTDDMEDWTAYTEHWHEFISAGSDEQ is encoded by the coding sequence ATGGGTCATATAGAATTTAGACTTGGCCTTTCGGGAACTGGGAAGAGTCAGTCTATTGCAAATGAGATTGCCAGGGAAGTTGAAAACAATCCACTTTCATCGCGTATCTTTTGGGTGGTTCCGGGAGTGGCATCGTATACCTCCGAGCGGCGGTTGCTCGAGCAAACAGCAGCGACGGTGCGGGCTGAGGTCATTCACTTAAGCCGACTGGCTGAACAGGCAAATACTAAACTTCAGGCCACGACAGCAACTCCTGTAAATAATACGGGCAAACGGCTTCTGTTGGCCGCAGTCTACAAGGACTGTGTAAGTGAGTTGCAGGTTCTGCACAGGGCCGAACCTTCCATTCGTTTTCTGGATTCAATTCTTGAAGTGTTTGAAGAGTTGTCCGAATTTGCTTTGGTGCCGGAACAAATTGAAGCCCAATTGGAGGTAGCTGCGACTCGCTTTGACGACATTGATCCGCTTTCTCTGACCGCCGTTGCATCCAAGTCATTGATTGGTAAACTGCGAGATATCAGTCTCATGTATGTTCGATGGAAACAGGAACTTCGGATTCGTCATCTCTATGACGCGTCTGATTTGCCGGCTCTTGTTACACCGCACTTGGACCGCTGGAGTGAATTGCCCCAGATAACCTTATATATTGACGGTTTTTCAGACATTTGCCCGCGGGACGCATTGTTCATTGCAGCCTTGGCACAGCGTGCCGCCCACACTGTCATCACACTCCCGCTGCGGAGGTCGACGGCTACCGGTCGGGCACTAGGCAGTGCCGTTTCTCACAATGAGGACGGCTTTCCCTGGGACGATCCGCTCATCCTCCAAGGGTGGATGAGCTTTCGGCGCCTGACCTGGGCTGCCGCAGAGCAGGGTCTGCAGATTGACGTACAGAAAGCACCCGTTACAGCCAAGGAAGGCCGGTTTAAGGAAGCTCCTGATTTGTCCGTACTGGCGGAGTTCTTGGCTGGAGAACGCACAGAACCAGCAGATTGGCAGGGCCAAGTGTTTTTGGCTCAAGCTCAAAATTCAAGAGCGGAGTGCGACGGAGTGGCCGCTTCCATCGCACGGTACGTCCAAGAGGAAAGCTGCGGATTTGAGGACATTGCAGTGCTGGTTCCGGACATGGAGCTCTACAGTGCGCAACTGGCAGAGAGCTTTCACGCGTACGGAATTCCGTTTAGCATGGATACGTATCCCCCTCTTGCCAATCATCCTTTGACAAAATTTCTCCTGGCGAGTCTCGTAACTGTGGACGAGGACCTGTCAGTTGAAGCGATGAAACGCTACCTAAAGACCGAGTTTTGTGGTCTGACGCCTGAGGATGGGGATTGGCTGGAGACCTACATTCAAAGCTACGAGGTTGAGGGACGGAAGATGTGGCTGTCACCTGAGCGGTGGGGATTCGCACAGGCACAAAGCGATGGTGTTGCTGCGGCGGCTGCCAGCCGCGCCGATGAGCGGGCTGAATCTCTCCGCCAGACTCTACTGTCCATACTTCAGCCTTTTGTCACCAGACTTTCTGGCGACTTGCGGCCTGCACAGTTGGCGCAAGCGTTGTGGGAGCTGTTGGTTGACGCAGGAGCTAAGCGAAAAGTAGCCCAGTGGCTCGTGGAGGAAGGAGCCGGTGCAGCGGCAAACCCCGGCGAAGGCAGTCTCCACGAACAGGCGTGGATGAAATGGATGAGTCTCTTGAATGATTTGTCGGAAACCCGTGCAGGGATACCTATGCCAAGGTCCTTTCTGTTTTCCTTAGTCTACGAAGAATGCATGACACAGTCTCTCACGACCATTCCTGAAGGCTTGCATCAGGTCCGCGTCTTGTCATTTGCTCATGCGATAGCTTGGGAAGCAAGCCGGGTGTTTGTGATGGGGGCGGCAGACGGTGTGCTCCCGGGCCGAGTTTTGCACCGCGGGCTTTTACAGGACGAAGAACGCATCCAGTTTGCAGCCCTGTTTGACCAGCGCCTAGGTTACACAACGCAGGAACGGCAAGGATTTCAACGGATGTTTGTATATTCCGTCCTCAGCCGGTCCAGTGAACACCTGGTTATCAGTTCCCCCTTGTCAAATCAAGACGGCAAGGCAATTAGACCGTCACTTCTGTTTGCCCAGATACAGGAGTGGTTCAATGGACAGTGTTCTGAGGTTTTGTGGACGAGAGAGGACGCTGTTGGCTTATTTGAAGGTGACAGAGGCCTGGCAAACATTCAAGCACCGCCAGGGCGTTTGCTTGAGTATTGGCTGCCTCGGTTGAAAGAAGGGACTCTGCCTGTAAAAGAGCTTCCACAACTGCAATCTGCCATGCTGCACTATCTAGAAAACCATCCTTGGCGTGCAGCGGCCCGTCAAGGTGTTGCCGGCCTGTCGCACCAGACGCAAGCGAAGTCATTGCCTGACAGTGTTGCCAAGCAACTCTACGGGACACCCCTGTACACCAACGTTCATCAACTTGAAACTTACGCCTCTTGCTCCTATCGGTATTTTCTTCAATATGGACTGCGGCTGCAGCCAGAGGATTTTCCCGAAATCACACCAGCAGAACGGGGAACCCTCATCCACGACGTATTGCAGGAATTTGTTGCGAAGCACATGGATGACCCTTCGTCATGGAGAAAAATGGCGGATGCTGATGTGCAGGAGTCCATCCGCCGCTTGTTTGACCAGGTTTTAGAACGCCCGACGTCTCAAATTTGGGCACGGAAAGCGTCTCGGAGACAACAGGCCCTTGAGGCGCTTCTCCTGTTAGAGCGGGCCGCGGTTGTGCTGACAAATCACGTGCGTCGAGGCGAATTTGTACCAAGGGCCTTGGAACTGTCCTTCGGAACTCGGGCTGGGGCGGACGGTGACAGCGATAAACATGGCGCTGACGGCACTGGGAACAGGCTGCCGCTGCTCAAGTTTGCGTTGGATAACGAGGTTGAAGTTTTAGTGCGGGGAAGGGTCGATCGCGTTGATACTGCGGCGGAAGGAAACGACCTAGCAATACGCATCATCGACTATAAGAGCAGTGCACTGGACTTGGATATCACTCGAATTGAATACGGACTCCGGTTGCAGTTGCCGTTGTATGGTGCTGCGCTGGTGAAGTACTCTCAACAGTTGTTTGGGCAAGAGGGTACCCTTGCGGGACTTTTGTATCTTCCCATTCAATCAGGAATAAGCGTCTCACCGAGTCCCATGAAGCCATCGGATGCGATTGCAGCACAAGCGCAACACATGCGCACGCGAGGCTGGATGTTGGCAAATGATACGTATTTGCAGTGGATGGATGGAAGCATCCGGGACGGTGCGACCGACTTGTTCAAGAAAGTATATAAAAAAGACGGCAGCCTTATGAAGACAGCCCCCGTTCTAACAGAACAAGCGTGGCAAAGTCTGTTGGGACGAGTTATTTCCCATGTGTATACACTGTCGTCTCGTATTCTCTCAGGGAAAATTCCCATTCAACCGTACCGCTTTCGGAGTGAAGAGTCTTGTACGTTTTGTCCCTACAGTGCCGTTTGTCATATTGATAAACGGTGGGACCCGTCGCCATTTCGAAATCTCAGCCCTCTTAACACAGATGATATGGAAGATTGGACTGCTTATACCGAGCATTGGCACGAGTTTATCAGTGCGGGGAGCGATGAACAATGA
- a CDS encoding AAA family ATPase — MKFKDLELYHVGRHNGSVFAGLTDGFNVVYGPNEAGKSTLMAGLRAMLFGRLTGTDPRLGAVRGASGRLRAESESRHEYTLERALARKSPVKVYGPNFEPQAGEEALFSAFPELQQLESSIYQSVFTFQLQELSDLSEHRSQLAQKLYTVGMIGEASPLQMEEQFKTSARGIYNPDRRARNPLLTQRLLRIQELKEEQGKQKDEVAAFLAVQEQVRDIEEKLREEQSTIEQLSEQRGYLHRVKQALPLYQTAQRSLAEQKLYGKPYEITEAMVMKAQRLEDDIDRLEKGTAEDEQSISRLSSNCKDIDVNLELLAKLPEVKKQVSKREKMMTLADLLDQARQNVTEYQLKYEELFSQLSGNWSLEEVARLQVDARTLSKAGEQLETMKRLETQRLQLDQQTHTWKEQVLRRSERLKIYGVDSAATAPAELQQQQQELQRKWSQLNDDEEQVETYAQLIGNKANIEQNILEMETQAALEVTRAGNQYGTAGAVSALGLVLVGLGIWQIGRAQVMVGVLTVLTAGAALAVSIWMWTRRSIPGNGRRSDAAVSHHLRQLQEEMHQVTGEMERILSRIRSFPLPRDIGAASLRRCVKQRQFELTQEAEKLRDLRAAADSLAEADETLQSLRRQMQFTAHQQEQLQQQSRQLQREAGWTAEQCVSISVWVDELGIIQEMMRIRFELARELHRMAEYEAELRTFISDVNLLRSDIDLQSTADRELAAAKLGDLSSVLWNSAIAAQYHSELRLVAAQLGEAAEDLQQILHEAEAAQEAQRKLQDIKQRLDETRTDLAAKQKNLKEKQAQIAEIYCSSGVETQAEFQQFLEEVKVYQDVKSSYRDAMLQLYGCCGGEAEYQVLENTLLHSTMEQIEEDLVLNEARLNEARVTYDNLSARLAEHKAQLRHWNSEQRQHLEWELSQVEAERDKLAFEWAGYKLAEALVKAARERYEEERQPEVLETAGRLFKQVTNDRYKGLRSRFDEQGTARFVAVDARNQEWSFENLSRGTREQIYLCLRLGLVQDYSTRGIKMPLVLDDPLVNFDADRLDASLRLLADTATHCQIIYLTCHRNTLERISDILPASTVELSLAEGDG; from the coding sequence GTGAAGTTTAAAGACCTTGAGTTGTATCACGTGGGTCGGCACAACGGTTCCGTGTTTGCGGGTCTGACAGACGGCTTTAATGTTGTCTACGGCCCTAATGAAGCGGGAAAAAGTACACTAATGGCGGGTCTGCGAGCTATGCTCTTTGGCCGATTGACTGGAACCGACCCCCGTTTGGGGGCAGTGCGAGGAGCCTCCGGACGACTGCGGGCAGAATCAGAATCCAGACACGAGTATACGCTGGAACGGGCCCTGGCACGAAAGAGTCCGGTAAAGGTCTACGGCCCAAACTTTGAACCGCAGGCAGGTGAGGAGGCTCTGTTTTCGGCCTTTCCGGAACTGCAACAGCTGGAATCGAGCATTTATCAGTCAGTATTTACATTTCAATTACAGGAACTGAGCGATTTATCGGAGCATCGGAGCCAATTGGCGCAAAAACTCTATACTGTTGGCATGATTGGCGAAGCCTCTCCGCTGCAAATGGAAGAACAGTTTAAAACTTCAGCCAGGGGCATCTATAACCCTGACCGGCGAGCGCGGAATCCGTTGCTGACTCAACGCTTGCTCCGGATTCAGGAACTGAAGGAAGAACAGGGAAAGCAGAAGGATGAGGTCGCGGCTTTTCTGGCTGTTCAAGAGCAGGTAAGGGACATTGAAGAGAAGCTCCGTGAGGAGCAAAGTACGATTGAGCAACTATCTGAACAGCGAGGGTATTTACACAGGGTGAAACAGGCTCTGCCGCTGTATCAGACCGCACAACGCAGTCTTGCAGAGCAAAAACTGTACGGGAAACCATATGAAATTACGGAAGCAATGGTCATGAAAGCACAGCGTCTCGAAGACGACATTGACAGATTGGAGAAAGGAACCGCTGAGGATGAGCAGTCCATTTCCCGCTTGTCCTCTAATTGTAAAGATATAGATGTCAATTTGGAACTGTTGGCGAAGCTGCCGGAAGTCAAAAAACAAGTTTCAAAGCGTGAAAAAATGATGACTTTGGCGGATCTACTGGACCAAGCGCGTCAAAACGTGACGGAGTATCAGCTGAAGTATGAAGAGCTGTTTTCCCAGCTGTCAGGCAACTGGTCGCTAGAGGAGGTAGCTCGACTACAGGTTGATGCCCGCACTTTGTCAAAGGCTGGAGAACAGTTGGAGACTATGAAGCGGTTGGAGACACAGCGCCTGCAATTGGACCAACAGACCCACACATGGAAAGAGCAGGTTCTTAGGCGCTCCGAGCGGCTGAAAATATACGGAGTTGATTCTGCTGCAACGGCTCCAGCGGAACTACAGCAGCAGCAGCAGGAATTACAACGCAAATGGAGTCAATTAAACGATGACGAAGAGCAGGTTGAGACATACGCTCAGCTTATAGGCAACAAAGCGAATATCGAACAAAACATACTGGAGATGGAAACTCAGGCTGCGCTGGAAGTGACGAGGGCTGGAAATCAGTACGGGACGGCAGGAGCTGTATCTGCACTGGGACTTGTCCTGGTCGGGCTGGGTATTTGGCAAATCGGCCGGGCGCAGGTTATGGTCGGGGTTCTCACGGTGTTGACAGCTGGCGCGGCTTTGGCTGTGAGCATCTGGATGTGGACACGACGAAGCATTCCAGGCAATGGCCGGCGGTCGGATGCTGCCGTAAGCCATCATCTGAGACAACTGCAAGAAGAAATGCATCAGGTAACTGGAGAAATGGAACGCATCCTCAGCCGGATACGAAGTTTTCCGTTGCCGCGAGACATCGGTGCAGCGAGTTTGCGTCGATGCGTGAAACAACGGCAATTTGAACTCACACAAGAAGCAGAAAAGTTGAGAGACTTGCGGGCCGCAGCGGATTCTTTGGCTGAAGCTGATGAGACGCTTCAATCTCTCCGGCGGCAGATGCAATTCACTGCACACCAGCAGGAGCAACTGCAGCAGCAGTCCCGTCAGCTTCAGAGGGAAGCCGGATGGACCGCTGAGCAGTGCGTTTCAATCTCTGTATGGGTCGATGAACTGGGTATCATCCAGGAAATGATGCGTATTCGCTTTGAACTAGCTCGCGAACTTCACAGAATGGCAGAGTACGAAGCTGAACTCCGTACGTTCATTTCAGACGTAAACCTGCTGAGGTCGGACATCGATTTGCAGTCTACAGCAGACAGGGAATTAGCTGCAGCAAAATTAGGTGATCTGTCTTCCGTTTTGTGGAACTCGGCAATCGCTGCACAGTACCACAGTGAACTTCGCCTCGTTGCAGCACAACTTGGTGAAGCAGCAGAGGATTTACAGCAAATCCTGCATGAGGCAGAAGCAGCACAAGAAGCTCAGAGAAAGTTGCAGGATATCAAGCAGAGGCTTGACGAGACGAGGACAGACTTGGCAGCGAAACAGAAGAATTTGAAGGAAAAACAGGCACAGATTGCAGAAATCTATTGCAGTTCCGGTGTCGAGACTCAAGCAGAGTTTCAGCAATTCTTGGAGGAAGTAAAAGTCTACCAAGACGTCAAGTCGTCCTATCGCGATGCGATGCTGCAACTCTACGGCTGCTGCGGGGGAGAAGCAGAGTACCAAGTTCTCGAGAATACCCTTTTGCACAGTACTATGGAACAAATTGAAGAGGATTTAGTCCTAAACGAAGCAAGGCTGAATGAAGCTCGCGTCACATATGACAATTTGAGTGCACGGTTAGCTGAACACAAGGCACAGCTTCGTCACTGGAACTCAGAGCAGCGCCAACACCTAGAGTGGGAATTGTCGCAAGTTGAAGCCGAACGGGACAAGCTCGCATTTGAGTGGGCCGGTTACAAACTGGCGGAAGCCCTGGTAAAAGCCGCTCGAGAACGATACGAGGAAGAGCGTCAACCCGAAGTCCTGGAGACCGCAGGCAGGTTGTTCAAGCAAGTGACAAATGACAGGTACAAAGGGTTGAGGTCTCGTTTTGATGAACAGGGCACGGCTCGGTTTGTCGCAGTCGATGCACGCAATCAGGAATGGTCATTTGAAAACCTCTCAAGAGGTACGAGGGAACAGATTTATCTGTGTCTGCGACTTGGCTTGGTTCAGGATTACTCAACCAGGGGCATTAAAATGCCGTTGGTCCTGGACGATCCCCTTGTAAACTTTGATGCCGACAGACTTGACGCCAGTCTTCGGTTGCTCGCGGACACAGCTACACACTGTCAGATTATCTACCTTACGTGTCACCGCAATACTCTGGAACGAATCAGCGACATCCTTCCTGCTTCTACAGTCGAACTTAGTCTTGCTGAAGGAGACGGATAA